The following coding sequences lie in one Yamadazyma tenuis chromosome 3, complete sequence genomic window:
- the PBN1 gene encoding protease B nonderepressible form (COG:S; EggNog:ENOG503NU5X), whose protein sequence is MRHRVTILNHEQNHDNIIGSVNSTYLHLNDVNYTREDRFSMEFKNKFQYIKQLRISAGNFDSPVFHYNTMGLTIYAVPSTSNKHDFFSEINPFLMNLFKIDIQDSNWILSKNALLLHIPQYEMSPMNKLLMELTNIKVQTDVVDFLYDSDKLVVSFINTDRSAIIKSSDPSVYEEIGIFLIDDNSTADDMILSGLRVVLGEESPLFKTLFHIKPRFRSVSTTSEVIRNGLHPKVKTTISSKQAHPSDPDVMDCKLYYYLTLSKSLFIDKYDLGDNFKFVLNFGNNDLELPEYKINEWGNEVLLEVSDWSKDMYLNLHSRERNILQHNPFINDFPIGNKYAQFFTNDTIFYESITNAKLQVDIPVPNKDFELVGLITSVSLAVGLLIIILQLLNTKTTITKKKLE, encoded by the exons ATGAGACACAGAGTCACCATCTTGAACCACGAACAGAACCATGATAATATCATAGGGCTGGTCAACTCCACATACTTGCACCTCAATGATGTCAATTACACCCGTGAGGACCGCTTCAGCATGGaattcaaaaacaagttcCAGTACATCAAGCAGCTTCGGATTTCAGCAGGCAATTTCGACTCTCCTGTCTTCCACTACAACACCATGGGCTTGACGATATACGCAGTTCCTAGCACAAGCAACAAACATGACTTTTTCTCCGAGATCAACCCGTTTCTCatgaacttgttcaagataGATATCCAGGACTCCAACTGgattctttccaaaaacGCTTTACTCCTTCATATCCCCCAGTATGAAATGTCGCCCATGaataagttgttgatggagcTTACAAACATAAAGGTTCAAACTGATGTGGTGGATTTTTTGTATGATTCCGACAAACTTGTGGTGAGCTTCATTAACACTGATCGGTCTGCCATTATCAAGTCATCTGATCCAAGTGTGTACGAGGAAATCGGAATATTTCTAATTGATGACAACTCCACCGCTGACGACATGATCTTGAGTGGCTTGCGAGTGGTTTTGGGTGAGGAAAGCCCGCTATTCAAGACGCTTTTCCATATCAAGCCCCGGTTCAGATCagtttccaccaccagcgAGGTCATTCGAAATGGCTTGCATCCCAAAGTCAAAACCACCATATCTTCTAAACAAGCTCATCCATCCGACCCGGATGTCATGGACTGTAAGCTCTACTACTATCTTACGTTGAGCAAGTCGTTGTTCATAGATAAGTACGATTTGGGAGATAACTTTaagtttgtgttgaactttggcaacaatgacttggaacTCCCGGAGTACAAAATTAATGAATGGGGGAATGAAGTACTTCTCGAAGTGCTGGACTGGTCCAAAGAcatgtacttgaacttaCATTCGCG CGAAAGAAACATTTTGCAGCATAATCCCTTCATCAACGACTTTCCCATCGGTAACAAATATGCccaatttttcaccaatgaTACCATCTTCTACGAGTCTATTACCAATGCCAAATTACAAGTGGACATTCCCGTGCCCAATAAGGATTTTGAATTGGTGGGGCTCATCACTAGTGTGAGTTTAGCGGTTGGGTTGCTCATTATCATATTACAGCTTCTAAACACCAAAACTACAAttacaaagaagaaattagAATAG
- the SLC1 gene encoding 1-acylglycerol-3-phosphate O-acyltransferase (COG:I; EggNog:ENOG503NX4B), with protein sequence MASFFQTIKFYVKSTIFGLLILVCAFYGVVASIFLRVIGKPEYSQYTVARAFYYSFSTILGVKIKVNNAKNLSSLPGIFISNHQSALDIFILGKIFQPGFTVTAKKVLKYVPFLGWFMLASGTFFIDRAKSDKARKVLDEALAALKKEKRGVFMFPEGTRSASTNLEMLPFKKGAFHLANQAKIPVVPIVVSNTSTIFHAKSKIFNCGEIIIDVLPAVETKDIETKEQLDEMVVQVRSSMLEKLKEIGFSKTAATVIPPKSPAKLTPEPINSKSTDEVSETVEIDVSTEESPLVAKG encoded by the coding sequence ATGGCgtctttctttcaaacaatTAAATTCTATGTCAAGTCCACCATTTTTGGTCTCCTCATTCTCGTGTGTGCCTTCTATGGAGTGGTGGCCTCAATATTCTTGAGAGTGATCGGTAAGCCAGAATACAGTCAGTATACGGTTGCTAGGGCATTCTACTATTCGTTCTCCACTATTTTAGGAGTCAAAATAAAAGTCAACAATGCAAAGAACTTAAGTTCGTTACCAGGAATCTTCATCTCCAACCATCAATCAGCCTTGGATATTTTTATCTTGGGGAAGATTTTCCAGCCCGGTTTTACTGTCACTGCtaaaaaggtgttgaagtatGTACCGTTCTTAGGATGGTTTATGTTGGCGAGTGGAACCTTTTTCATCGACAGAGCAAAGTCTGACAAGGCCAGAAAGGTATTGGATGAGGCGTTGGCGGCGctcaagaaagaaaaaagagGTGTTTTTATGTTCCCTGAAGGTACTAGATCTGCCAGcaccaacttggaaatgttACCATTCAAGAAGGGAGCGTTTCATTTGGCTAACCAGGCAAAGATTCCAGTGGTGCCTATCGTCGTGAGTAATACCTCGACCATTTTCCATGCCAAATCGAAGATATTTAATTGTGGTGAAATAATTATTGATGTTTTACCGGCAGTGGAAACAAAAGACATAGAGACTAAAGAGCAACTCGATGAAATGGTCGTACAGGTGAGAAGTCTGATGttagaaaagttgaaggagattGGCTTCTCCAAGACGGCAGCTACTGTGATTCCACCCAAGTCACCAGCCAAACTTACCCCAGAGCCAATTAACAGTAAAAGCACTGATGAGGTGTCAGAGACGGTAGAAATTGACGTTTCAACCGAAGAGTCGCCTTTGGTTGCTAAAGGCTAA
- a CDS encoding uncharacterized protein (EggNog:ENOG503NV0R; COG:S): MAITFNYTDHEIVSSPTVIVSGRTSAPVNGGVVEFINSENRVFPPQYFEVNNGQFKAIVHVSPDTNKFSVRVMDNGTINPFGFPDYRGRSPNVVDSASLTLSYYPLTEDKPVHLCVILGKDSNGAYDMPQYKTARGEVANLDSAIRKLKVAGRLMQAYTQDEMRLSGFSNRSFQFVEETTGHQDIFGYTVQSPAPHQEVKVHVLRSPKTVAQLRDPNLAQQNPKGTNTGGLFSHALDLIHDTPELFSQRQRLNTCIQCAVIYLDAHYDAPNDLILTHAALGGGTGDIKLAIFGSHGLHSWPINFPMVTPCFVDGTHLSKREVANDANQCGTSWECLNITMGAFMHEIGHSLSCPHQIDGVMLRDYIWWNRSFMTREVECLRSKSGGEVIGATGQWPRSCHWNILDKVRFLFHGSFALPIDKNDPSMGHVFSTTLANDDSYGDVNKAPTMYNTPSGDCIVKSDAGVFLVEVITKDLARCHIPYFPRSYGGQGLQKDLLLDYNTLYDQLRSSTKEVNENFSVRVLSLGGDLYIDNFKDHSKNDSKNIIRHDFGLGRGPLTGYKSVLLGNGKDKQEIVIGFDINTVYKIRVYHGGVLDGIRFYYRTGSGSGFTNSPPPIPKRDYVSKLANKMGRLNVAAASATPAPKAPSGQPSSKPAEALLGNVKSHYTDIDLASGETITKLHFRNGAWIDAVQIEFSSGRKTEMLGNNGGGHLSTLEAPGHGYTLVGMYGYVGSWLNGVGIIYTNEL, translated from the coding sequence ATGGCTATCACATTTAACTACACAGACCATGAGATTGTGCTGTCACCCACAGTCATTGTGAGTGGGAGAACACTGGCACCGGTTAATGGTGGGGTGGTGGAGTTCATTAACAGCGAGAACCGTGTTTTTCCTCCCCAATACTTTGAGGTCAATAATGGCCAGTTCAAAGCTATAGTCCACGTATCTCCAGATACAAATAAGTTCAGTGTCCGAGTCATGGACAACGGGACCATCAATCCATTCGGGTTCCCTGATTATAGAGGCAGGCTGCCCAATGTTGTCGACTCGGCCTCCTTGACTTTACTGTATTATCCTCTCACAGAGGACAAGCCAGTGCATTTGTGTGTGATTCTAGGAAAAGATTCCAATGGTGCCTACGACATGCCACAGTACAAAACGGCTCGGGGAGAAGTGGCCAACCTCGACTCGGCCATCCGCAAGTTGAAGGTAGCAGGTCGGTTGATGCAAGCATACACCCAGGATGAAATGAGACTCTCGGGCTTTAGTAATagaagttttcaatttgtGGAGGAAACCACTGGACACCAAGACATTTTCGGGTATACTGTACAACTGCCAGCTCCTCACCAGGAAGTCAAGGTACATGTTTTGAGGTCTCCTAAAACGGTTGCCCAGTTAAGAGATCCCAACTTGGCTCAACAAAATCCTAAGGGCACCAATACCGGAGGACTCTTCAGCCATGCCCTCGACTTGATCCATGATACGCCCGAGTTGTTTCTGCAACGTCAGCGGCTCAACACATGTATTCAGTGTGCGGTGATCTACTTGGATGCTCACTACGATGCACCAAAtgacttgatcttgactCACGCGGCCTTGGGAGGTGGGACTGGTGATATCAAACTTGCGATATTCGGGTCCCATGGTCTCCATTCCTGGCCCATAAACTTCCCAATGGTGACTCCGTGCTTTGTAGATGGCACCCATCTTTCCAAGCGAGAAGTGGCCAACGATGCCAACCAGTGTGgaacttcttgggaatGTTTGAATATTACCATGGGTGCGTTCATGCATGAGATCGGACATCTGTTGAGCTGCCCCCATCAGATAGACGGGGTGATGTTGCGGGACTATATCTGGTGGAACCGATCGTTCATGACTCGAGAAGTCGAGTGCCTTCGTAGTAAATCTGGAGGTGAGGTGATAGGTGCAACTGGACAATGGCCTCGTTCTTGTCACTGGAACATCTTGGATAAAGTTCGGTTTTTATTCCATGGCTCCTTTGCATTGCCAATTGACAAGAATGACCCGTCAATGGGACATGTGTTTTCGACAACTTTGGCTAATGACGACTCTTATGGTGATGTCAATAAGGCTCCTACCATGTACAACACTCCATCGGGAGACTGTATAGTGAAGTCAGATGCGGGAgtgtttttggttgaagtcatcaccaaagatttgGCTCGGTGTCACATTCCATACTTTCCTCGATCTTATGGAGGTCAGGGACTTCAAAAGGACTTGCTACTCGATTATAATACCTTATACGATCAGTTGCGTTCAAGTACAAAGGAAGTCAATGAGAATTTCAGTGTTCGTGTATTGTCATTAGGGGGAGATCTTTATATcgacaacttcaaggacCACTCTAAAAATGATTCCAAGAATATCATCAGACATgattttggacttggaagaggtCCACTCACGGGCTATAAAAGCGTGCTTTTGGGAAACGGAAAAGACAAACAAGAGATTGTCATTGGGTTTGATATCAACACTGTTTATAAGATCCGGGTATACCACGGTGGGGTGCTTGACGGGATTCGGTTTTACTACCGCACGGGTTCGGGTTCGGGTTTTACCAATAGCCCTCCACCAATCCCCAAACGAGACTATGTTAGcaagttggccaacaaaATGGGCCGTTTGAATGTGGCAGCAGCCTCTGCTACACCAGCACCCAAAGCACCTTCAGGACAACCCTCCAGTAAACCAGCGGAAGCACTATTGGGTAATGTGAAGCTGCATTACACAGATATCGATTTAGCTTCAGGCGAAACAATCACTAAATTGCATTTCAGAAACGGTGCTTGGATCGATGCGGTGCAGATAGAGTTCTCCAGTGGACGTAAAACTGAAATGCTTGGTAACAATGGTGGAGGCCACTTATCAACACTTGAGGCCCCGGGTCATGGGTATACATTGGTAGGAATGTATGGATACGTTGGATCATGGTTGAATGGTGTCGGTATAATATATACCAACGAGTTATGA
- the SCJ1 gene encoding DnaJ- protein scj1 (EggNog:ENOG503NU15; COG:O): protein MHFFILLLVASLLALAQAKDYYKILDIGKDADDKTVKSAYRRLSKLYHPDKNPSEEAHERFIEVGEAYDVLSDPQKKKNYDTYGDPNAQPDNRIDLGDLFSQFFGGGGGGGGPMGGRGGGGNARRVRKGENKLAAVDVPLKDFYTGIDLNFSLQMKAICSGCEGTGLERNHHSVIEGEGDENPDWTPGDVIVNIQEDFKDTWGYRRVGHNLYRTEVLTLAEALEGNWSRTIPFFDPVDPEIHLSRHPQQVVVNNEVEVIKGRGMPFVDDDDSHGDLFIEYKILVPETPGAPEPRFATEIAKDEL, encoded by the exons ATGCACTTTTTCATACTATTGCTAGTGGCCTCGCTCCTAGCACTTGCCCAAGCCAAGGACTACTACAAAATCTTGGATATTGGGAAAGATGCTGATGATAAAACCGTCAAGCTGGCGTATCGACGTTTGAGTAAGTTATACCACCCAGATAAAAATCCGAGTGAAGAAGCCCACGAGAGATTCATTGAGGTAGGAGAAGCATATGATGTCTTATCGGATCCccagaaaaagaagaactaTGACACGTATGGAGACCCTAATGCCCAACCTGATAATCGGATTGATTTGGGAGACCTTTTCAGCCAATTttttggaggaggaggtggtggtggtggcccCATGGGTGGTAGAGGTGGAGGAGGCAATGCCAGAAGAGTCCGTAAGGGCGAAAACAAGTTGGCGGCGGTCGATGTTCCTTTGAAAGACTTTTACACGGGgattgacttgaacttctcaCTCCAAATGAAGGCCATTTGTTCAGGGTGTGAAGGCA CCGGATTGGAAAGAAACCATCACAGTGTAATCGAGGGAGAAGGAGATGAAAACCCCGATTGGACCCCCGGAGACGTGATTGTGAATATCCAGGAAGACTTCAAGGATACCTGGGGATACCGCCGTGTGGGTCATAATTTATACCGAACCGAAGTGTTGACGCTTGCAGAGGCCCTTGAAGGGAATTGGAGCCGCACCATACCATTTTTTGACCCTGTAGACCCGGAAATCCATCTTCTGAGACATCCTCAGCAAGTGGTTGTGAACAACGAGGTTGAGGTAATTAAAGGCAGAGGAATGCCGTTcgtggatgatgatgatagtCATGGTGACCTTTTCATTGAGTATAAGATTCTAGTTCCCGAGACCCCCGGAGCCCCCGAACCCCGATTTGCAACCGAAATTGCCAAGGACGAACTATAA
- the SEC59 gene encoding dolichol kinase (EggNog:ENOG503NUCX; COG:I; BUSCO:EOG09260LVD), translating into MARKAVRKSASSKGPVSVAERFKESDGLADPRLSKVAETQASPTPKAEENPELSSINPFGDDPYTQPFPFNHIYATQDFLNEHLDYRKGVQILLVGFLLQSTYNFSYDLVWEYLERIAMNFSGVAIGLVFTHNLKMKKYLGGTGDKPTLPEFNLLFAVLIPVLFSLKFEFNLIENLTYNYFTVENLPIVVRGFSGLVYYFLYSESDDYAEYTKKLVTFTILNIALEYINQGSEEHVISKEVQKQDVDYDLVEVDDNKVISGLNRSLSRTEVQMILVILINLIFNLDTDDINLIIFQKLVVSLIVGLFLAYPVYLFNKTASIPVFAGVFYYLTNYQLEPILKSNSVLWVWEVVQQAPNFQFFSVWAVILLVNIFFVFNVNIEFNLRRKLWHFVILGTILPGLVVNRDFTVLALLGSLIIMVVLEVVRTNKITIIGEVLYNKLYQFQDFKDLKGPFNLSYIYLLAGITTPVILSGFHEQSSIKQYVGLIALGVGDSFASIVGKAVGTHKIFDSNKTVEGSAAFFVSIFATIYAVNYYLELPALDLEVVFVVTFLSSVFEGVTDLNDNLFVPIITYLVWNLLEK; encoded by the coding sequence ATGGCCAGAAAGGCAGTAAGAAAAAGTGCCTCGTCCAAAGGACCCGTTTCTGTTGCAGAGCGTTTCAAAGAATCAGACGGACTAGCAGATCCACGGTTAAGCAAAGTTGCCGAGACCCAAGCACTGCCAACTCCAAAAGCTGAAGAAAATCCTGAGCTCTCTTCCATCAACCCATTTGGAGATGATCCCTACACTCAACCATTCCCCTTCAACCATATCTACGCCACGCAAGATTTTTTGAACGAGCACTTAGACTACCGTAAAGGTGTCCAGATCTTGTTGGTCGGGTTTCTCTTGCAACTGACGTACAACTTTAGCTATGATCTTGTGTGGGAGTACTTGGAGAGGATTGCCATGAACTTCTCAGGAGTGGCGATTGGCTTGGTTTTCACCcacaatttgaagatgaaaaagtACCTTGGAGGAACTGGAGATAAGCCCACATTGCCAGAGTTTAACCTTTTATTCGCAGTCCTCATCCCCGTATTGTTCAGCCTCAAATTcgagttcaacttgatagaAAATTTGACCTATAACTACTTCACTGTGGAAAACCTTCCTATCGTAGTGAGAGGATTCAGTGGACTTGTCTACTACTTTTTGTACAGCGAGAGTGACGACTACGCTGAGTATacaaagaaattggtgaCATTCACCATCTTGAACATCGCGCTCGAGTATATCAATCAAGGCAGTGAAGAACATGTTATCTCCAAAGAAGTCCAGAAACAGGACGTGGACTACGACCTTGTGGAAGTGGATGATAATAAGGTGATATCGGGACTCAACAGAAGCTTGTCCAGAACTGAGGTTCAGATGATTCTTGTGATTCTCATTAACctcattttcaatttggACACGGACgacatcaacttgatcatcttccaaaagttggtggtCTCGTTGATCGTCGGGTTGTTCTTGGCGTACCCAGTCTACTTATTCAACAAGACTGCCAGTATTCCTGTTTTTGCCGGTGTGTTCTACTACTTAACCAACTACCAGTTAGAGCCTATATTGAAGTCAAACAGCGTCTTATGGGTGTGGGAAGTGGTGCAACAGGCCCCCAACTTCCAGTTCTTTAGCGTGTGGGCGGtgatcttgttggtgaacatTTTCTTTGTGTTCAACGTCAACATCgagttcaacttgagaAGAAAGTTGTGGCATTTTGTGATTCTTGGAACAATTTTGCCGGGTTTGGTGGTCAACAGAGATTTTACGGTTTTGGCCCTTCTTGGCCTGTTAATTATCATGGTGGTATTGGAAGTCGTGAgaaccaacaaaatcaccataATTGGTGAGGTTCTCTACAATAAGCTTTATCAATTCCAGgatttcaaagacttgaaaggACCGTTCAATTTGTCCTATATTTACTTATTGGCAGGTATCACCACTCCTGTTATTTTGTCGGGATTCCACGAACAGTCTAGTATCAAGCAATACGTTGGGCTAATTGCATTGGGGGTCGGCGACTCGTTTGCTTCGATTGTGGGAAAAGCAGTCGGAACCCACAAGATCTTTGATAGTAACAAGACGGTTGAGGGCTCAGCAGCATTTTTCGTTTCGATTTTCGCAACCATCTACGCCGTCAATTACTACTTGGAGCTTCCAgcgttggacttggaagtgGTATTTGTGGTGACGTTCTTGTCGAGTGTATTTGAAGGAGTCACTGACCTCAATGATAACTTGTTTGTCCCCATCATCACCTATCTTGTATGGAACTTATTAGAGAAGTAA
- the APL5 gene encoding AP-3 complex subunit delta (COG:U; EggNog:ENOG503NWX4; BUSCO:EOG09260T4S): MSAFQFQSSDVLARLKPFGISFEKSLSDLIKGIRAHSKESPESLSTFLDAAIVECKNELSTTDLETKAMAVLKLAYLEMYGFEMSWCNFHILEVMSSNKLQQKRIGYLAAIQSFKNEEDLLILATNQFKKDLNSHNHIEIGLALSGIASIVTPNLSKDINDDVLMKLGHSKPYIRKKAILAMYKIFLQFPDSLRINFKRVIDKLDDDDVSVVSATLTVICEISKKNPKIFVSYLPKFFEILEETKNNWLIIRILKLFQSLSKVEPRMKKKILPSIVGLMEETKASSLIYECINCIIGGAMLSPDSSKDKETAKLCIEHIMRFFEAKDSNLKFVGLLALISTVKIFPTLIQKIEGVPNIIMECLVDNDLLIKRKALEISHYLINEDNIVDIIKVLLVQLIPAEDSIVPDNLKLEITMKILSIGSQDNYENIPNFKWYIAVLKDIINLTLLPLKSQTATSASLSYQTNRTISLAIGREFKSLVTKVPSIRPNVLKIVTETVLNVKVLDSCPMILEDFYWILGEYIDDLKVSEGADDEESDEEEGKEYGQNSNFGRTLELGKKIELLNKLVNYNIDVLLDVTNDKVNFPIPVKLLDQKESEILAILIPTLVKIYSSIVNDYVSIYSVNGKLPYDKYSELNYYLYKLIKFLGNFENHFFYEVQERSLSWSEFLKICLEASVGNDYSGIRALEKDEIDYYKKLAQEQVVSDEDSDDEESEDDSESEDDEEEVEQDDYIQLSSSEDEETIAEEASPEEEVIQQEKQEDDVEEANTVAKEPHQVPMLLTHVLPSFFKSYALNPISKNGQRNLPAPEDLDLITQINYPDFELLSDGEDEVFSDFGEEDVKLIDVTPVEDTTKLKQDRLDRLKDDPYYLNSNNSKPLSKMKKLIIEDPSSSETASVVEPVKAASGKKSKKGKKLKKEKVLILSDEVIGNGISETDWAEVPKPKQKKKNLLAIDSSNLDNFDLNSETLGNPNSTEQYEYDIDLDELRTKLAASSRDKQNNEEKKKKKKDGKSRTKKHTAQKEDTSTKAEDSTAAEKSAVRDVSPIVQDELPVPITIKKSKTKKKKKAIIQD, from the coding sequence ATGTCGGCCTTCCAGTTCCAAAGTTCGGATGTGCTAGCGAGGCTAAAGCCCTTTGGTATTCTGTTTGAGAAATCATTGAgtgacttgatcaaaggaATAAGAGCCCACTCCAAAGAATCTCCGGAAAGTTTACTGACGTTTCTTGATGCTGCCATCGTGGAGTGCAAAAACGAACTTAGTACCACCGATCTCGAGACGAAGGCAATGgcggtgttgaagttaGCATACTTGGAGATGTACGGGTTTGAAATGTCTTGGTGCAACTTCCATATCTTAGAGGTGatgtcttcaaacaagCTCCAGCAGAAGCGGATTGGTTACTTGGCGGCTATTCAGTCATTCAAGAACGAAGAGGACTTGTTAATTTTGGCGACAAACCAGTTTAAAAAGGATTTGAACTCACATAATCATATTGAGATCGGTCTAGCATTAAGTGGAATTGCAAGCATAGTCACCCCcaacttgtccaaagaTATAAATGATGAtgtgttgatgaagctTGGTCATTCAAAGCCATACATCCGGAAGAAGGCCATCTTGGCGATGTATAAGATCTTTTTACAGTTTCCCGACAGTTTGAGAATCAATTTCAAGCGAGTAATTGACAAATTGGACGATGATGACGTGTCTGTGGTTAGTGCCACATTGACAGTTATATGTGAgatatcaaagaagaatccaaaGATCTTCGTGAGCTACTTGCCCAAGTTTTTTgagattcttgaagaaaccaagaatAACTGGTTAATTATCagaatcttgaagttgtttcaGAGTCTTTCAAAAGTAGAGCCCAGaatgaaaaagaagatcTTACCCTCAATTGTGGGGTTGAtggaagaaacaaaagcaTCCTCGTTGATTTATGAATGTATCAATTGTATCATTGGTGGTGCCATGTTATCTCCAGACTCGTCCAAAGACAAGGAAACCGCAAAGTTATGTATCGAGCACATAATGAGGTTTTTTGAAGCAAAGGACTCAAATCTCAAGTTTGTTGGCTTATTGGCATTGATTAGTACTGTTAAAATCTTCCCCACCTTGATTCAGAAAATAGAGGGTGTTCCAAACATAATAATGGAATGTTTGGTAGACAATGACCTTCTTATAAAGAGAAAGGCTTTGGAGATTTCCCActatttgatcaatgagGATAACATAGTCGATATAATTAAAGTGTTGTTGGTTCAATTGATCCCAGCAGAGGATTCAATTGTGCCGGATAACTTAAAGTTAGAGATCACGATGAAGATCTTGTCTATTGGTTCTCAAGATAATTACGAAAATATTCCCAACTTTAAATGGTATATTGCAGTTTTGAAGGACATTATCAACTTGACTTTGTTACCGTTGAAGTCCCAAACTGCTACATCTGCATCACTTTCTTACCAAACCAATAGAAccatttctttggccattGGGAGAGAATTCAAATCCTTGGTGACAAAGGTACCTTCTATAAGACCTAATGTCTTGAAAATTGTTACTGAGACTGTGCTCAATGTGAAAGTCTTAGATAGCTGTCCTATGATACTCGAAGATTTTTACTGGATTTTGGGCGAATATATCGATGACTTAAAGGTGAGCGAAGGAGCAgacgatgaagaaagtgatgaagaagaaggtaaaGAGTATGGACAGAACTCCAACTTTGGTCGTACTCTTGAGCTAGGTAAGAAAATAGAGCTTCTAAATAAGTTGGTCAATTACAATATTGATGTTTTGTTGGATGTCACCAACGATAAAGTCAACTTTCCAATTCCTGTCAAGctccttgatcaaaaagaaTCCGAGATATTAGCGATTCTAATTCCCACATTGGTCAAAATATACTCGTCCATCGTCAATGATTATGTTTCCATTTATTCTGTCAATGGGAAGCTCCCTTACGACAAGTATTCTGAATTGAACTATTACTTGTataagttgatcaaatttTTGGGCAATTTTGAAAACCATTTCTTCtatgaagttcaagaacgGAGCTTATCATGGTCagagttcttgaagatatgTTTAGAAGCTCTGGTTGGGAACGATTATAGTGGCATAAGGGCTTTGGAGAAAGATGAAATAGACTACTACAAGAAATTGGCCCAAGAACAAGTCGTGCTGGATGAGgatagtgatgatgaagaaagtgaagaCGACTCTGAAAGtgaggatgatgaggaagagGTAGAGCAAGACGACTACATTCAATTGTCTTCCtctgaagatgaggaaACAATTGCAGAGGAAGCATCTCCGGAGGAAGAGGTTATACAGCAGGAAAAGCAAGAGGATGATGTTGAGGAAGCAAATACTGTTGCAAAGGAGCCTCACCAAGTTCCAATGTTGTTAACTCACGTCTTACCGTCATTCTTTAAGTCATACGCCTTGAATCCTATATCCAAGAACGGCCAGCGTAACTTGCCTGCTCCAGAAGACTTGGACCTTATAACCCAGATCAACTACCCAGATTTTGAGCTTTTGAGCgatggagaagatgaagttTTCTCtgattttggagaagaagacgTGAAGTTGATAGACGTCACTCCTGTTGAAGATACAACGAAACTCAAACAAGACAGGTTAGACAGACTTAAAGATGATCCTTACTACTTGAATTCTAACAATTCCAAACCTCTCtccaaaatgaagaaacttATAATAGAAGATCCATCAAGCAGCGAGACTGcgtcggtggtggaacCGGTCAAGGCGGCATCTGGAAAGAAGAGCAAAAAGGGtaaaaaattgaagaaggagaaggTTTTAATTCTCTCAGATGAAGTAATAGGAAATGGAATTTCCGAAACTGACTGGGCAGAAGTACCTAAACCCAAgcagaaaaagaagaatcttctAGCCATTGACTCGTCAAATCTCGATAAttttgacttgaactcgGAAACTTTGGGCAATCCTAATTCAACTGAACAGTACGAGTACGATATTGATTTGGATGAGTTGCGAACCAAATTGGCAGCAAGTTCCCGTGATAAGCAAAATaatgaagagaagaaaaagaagaagaaagatggGAAGCTGAGGACAAAAAAACACACTGCGCAGAAAGAAgatacttcaacaaaagcTGAAGATAGTACAGCTGCTGAAAAGTCTGCCGTCAGAGACGTATCCCCTATCGTCCAAGATGAATTACCTGTTCCAATaaccatcaagaagtctaagacgaagaaaaagaagaaagcgATCATTCAAGATTAG